DNA sequence from the Pectinophora gossypiella chromosome 12, ilPecGoss1.1, whole genome shotgun sequence genome:
AGAAATGACAAGTTTTGGAGGGCAGTGAgcaaaatttttgaaaattagGTCACGAAAACACGAATTCTTTAGCCTGCATGTAGGTATTATGTGACAGGAGACGAAATATAGTAACGACCAACTCTTTTATACCACGACAATAAGATAAGTGCTCCAATAACGCGATttagtttatatttaatataacaaaGATAAAACTAAATTATCCAGTCAATTACACGTGCTTGAACGCTCTATCAATCTTTAGCATACTTCCACAAGTTCATAAGTACACATTCCGTCTATAATCTATCATTAAACTCATGAATCATGTCTTAAAGATACTTCCACATAGcaaattattacaaattaatTGTAAACAATACACCATGTAAATGGACAGTGTGCCAGAGCCCCTATTGTTATCTTCTGTTTTGCAAGATCAGACGGTCGTAAATATAATCTTAGATAACATTCAATATCTGTATACGGGAGGACATATTAACTTAATGGaacataagtaataaattaacaataagtacgatATATTTTAAAAGATTCCATGTCTTGGTATTTGCAATCCTAACGTGTCCTCTGTATCAGAAAAAGTCATACTTTTAGTATGAAACGAAGTCAggacatagagcaacacgggcctccgaCGGATCGGTGGTTCGGACTAATGATTGATCGATTAATCCAAAACCATTGTTAGAATTTATGTCATGATGCGCTTGCCTCCAAAAATAAGATTCGGTAAAATTGTACCCGAGCCAAACTCGGGTCGAGTGGCtagtagaaaataaaacaagaCCTAAAATCCTCAAGACGTCAAACCAAATTATCTAATTtggaaatgataaaaaatatcaatatttacTACGTGACGATAATAATTCATATGGCTTTAGACCCCCTCGTTAGAgcagtcccacataaccacgatATGTGGAAACAAGTGAAAATATACAAAGAAACATAATaaatcaagaaaataaaaattaagagaGACTTGCAGCTtaataaaagtattatatttttcataataaaatatattatatttttgtgatcTCAAGGTGCAGTGTTATGAGAGTTGTATGAAAATAGTAAACATCAAACTTAAGACGTTCCTACCCCGAATGAATTACCTGTGCTGGTGTATCCCGTAGAGCAATATGGCCTCGGTGGAGGCCCTTTTGGCGCGGGAGGTGGGTCAGCTGGGCCGCTACCAGGTGCGAGTGTTGCTGCTCTGTGGCGCAGCCTCCATACTCTCCGCCTTCAGCACTAACGAGTTCGTCTTCACCACCGGCAGAATCGACACCAGGTAATATTCCTCTATCATATATACTTCATATTCTTTCATTACctatatacgtatttataaaCTCACATAGTGGTGTGAGCAGAGAAGGCAGTAGCTTAAAAACCATCGACAGAAAACTCGCAATCACTTTCAGAAGTGAACAGTGCGTTGAACTTATATTCTGCTTCATGTGaataacattaaattatatGACTTGTTACAGTGGCAACAATATAtagtaactttttttacaaatttatcaaaaactgcATTTCATTATAATTGTTGGTCGATTAATAATTTGTAGATGCCTCATTCCGGAATGTGAGAACCCTGATGAAGCTGTGTTTGCTCCGTCGTGGATCCTGAACGCAGTGCCCAGTGAGGGCGACGGATTCACGAGCTGCGAGCGCTTCAACAGCAGCGCGGCAGCTGCGGCCGGCACCTGCCCTGCTGCTCTCTTCGACAGCACCACCATCGTCGAATGCGAACAATACGTCTACGAGAACACCAACACAGCCGTTTACACCGTGAGCCGTTTCTACTATTCCAATTTGTTCAGTTCTTGTTAGTTTCAATGTTTTGcgataataaagtacttaactTGAAAGTTGTTTGTAAGCATACctattttgaaagaattactTGTATAAAGGTAGTAAATTTTGTAAAGAAACCGTTATTAGGcaagaaataatattaaataaaaagtggCATTTCCAGTTGGAGCTAGGCTGCGACGAATGGCGCCGGTCGCTGTTGGGCTCGGCGCGCACGGCGGGCGCGCTGGTGGCGCTGCCGGTGGCGGGCGCGCTGGCTGACCGCTGGGGCCGCCGCACCGCGCTCGCCCTCGTCGCCTTCAACACCGCTTGGATCGGCCTACTGCGATACTTCGCCGCCACATACATCGGGTTCATCATCTCCGTCTTCTTCGAGTCAGCGCTCGGAGCAGGAGGAATACTAGCTTGTGGCTACATTTTAAGTATGTACTTTTGGACTTTAAAGAGAATGCTGTAAAAAAGtctataagtatgtatttttaacaaatatttttttaacagtcTTGGAAGTCGTTCCAGCTAAGTACCGGGTTATAGCTGGCACTATGTCCAACAGCTGCTTCGCTATGGGTCAAATAATTCTCGGACTGCTTGCGTGGGCCGTGCCGAATTGGAGACACCTTACTCTAGTTTTATACACGCCACAACTCCTTGCAATTACTTACTTTTGGATTATGCCCGAGTCGATCAGATGGTACCTGAGTAAAGGTAAATACGAAGAGGCAGAAGCTGCGCTTAAAAATATTGCCCAGATTAATGGAAGAAAAGTATCTGCAAAGACACTGCAAGAATTAAGAGAAGCGGCGGAAGAGACGGAGCGGATAACTGCGATAAAAttgaaagaaaatgatagtgAACCATGGTTACTCATGAAGGTATTCCGCCACAAGGCAATATTGTTGAGGTGCTTGGTGGCGCCGGTGTGGTGGATCACGATGACGCTGGTCTACTACGGTCTATCGATCAACGCGGTGAACATCTCTGGGAACCAGTATCACAACTATATGGTGGTGGCGGCGGTGGAAATCCCCGGGTTTTGGAGCGCCATGCTACTCGTGGAGCGGGTGGGCAGGAAGCCGGTGCTCATGATGGCTTACTGGGTCTGTGCCGCCGGACAGATAGCGTACATATTTATGCCAGCCGGTTAGTAATTATCCGCTATTACTAAGCATTCAGAATCGGCCGAGACGCTGATGATGTTCGCGATTGCAGATCAGTACGAAGCGTCCCTGGCGGTGTACCTGGTGAGCAAGTACGGCATCTCAATGGTGGTGACGGCTATGTACCTGTACACATCGGAGCTGTTCCCCACGCAGCACCGGCAGACCCTGTTCGCGTTCTGTTCCATGATGGGCCGCGTCGGCGCCATTGTTGCGCCGCTGACGCCTGCTCTGGTGCGTAGCATTATCCTATGTCTTTTTACACCTTCAATACTGATTGCCACCTCTACTGCGTTTGATTCGACAACACACGTTTACAGGCGTTATAATGTTTGTTTGATAAGTGTAACATCGGCAGGGTATGTCAGTGTGGGAGCAGCTGCCGTCGGCGCTGTTCGCGGGTATGGCGCTGGTGGCGGGGCTGCTAACACTGCTGACGCCAGAGACGCGCGGCTGCCGGCTGCCAGACACCATGGAAGAAGCTGCACGCATCGGCAAGACTCGACCAAACAGACCCAATGTTGCTAAGATTGTAAGTCGGTTATAAGAAGACAAGGTTGCAGCCTGTCAACAATTTGCTCATGCAGCGAACCTAGAGGTGTattgaaatgaatgaatattcATGTTGTTCGATGGACGCTCTTTCAAGATTTATGTACTTGCCAGGTACACCTCGAtcacatacattattttttataataatttagcaAAAATATTATAGTGACGATGTTGCAAATTGTAAACCTAAAAGAACCGAACTCGTTTCAAATTCATTTACCACGTCTGTACAGTACTTGACCTGTACCAATGACGCTGTTGTGtaatgaattatttaattattttaaacaaaatatgtgTGTAGATACTTAATTATACTTAGCAACTAAGTTTCATATTGAATTAGGTATTTAGAAAGTACGTAAATATCGTAAAGTGTTTCatattgtattgcatcttgataatatcaattattatttttatt
Encoded proteins:
- the LOC126371426 gene encoding organic cation transporter protein-like, with the protein product MASVEALLAREVGQLGRYQVRVLLLCGAASILSAFSTNEFVFTTGRIDTRCLIPECENPDEAVFAPSWILNAVPSEGDGFTSCERFNSSAAAAAGTCPAALFDSTTIVECEQYVYENTNTAVYTLELGCDEWRRSLLGSARTAGALVALPVAGALADRWGRRTALALVAFNTAWIGLLRYFAATYIGFIISVFFESALGAGGILACGYILILEVVPAKYRVIAGTMSNSCFAMGQIILGLLAWAVPNWRHLTLVLYTPQLLAITYFWIMPESIRWYLSKGKYEEAEAALKNIAQINGRKVSAKTLQELREAAEETERITAIKLKENDSEPWLLMKVFRHKAILLRCLVAPVWWITMTLVYYGLSINAVNISGNQYHNYMVVAAVEIPGFWSAMLLVERVGRKPVLMMAYWVCAAGQIAYIFMPADQYEASLAVYLVSKYGISMVVTAMYLYTSELFPTQHRQTLFAFCSMMGRVGAIVAPLTPALGMSVWEQLPSALFAGMALVAGLLTLLTPETRGCRLPDTMEEAARIGKTRPNRPNVAKIVSRL